One Luteimonas sp. MC1825 DNA segment encodes these proteins:
- the ybgC gene encoding tol-pal system-associated acyl-CoA thioesterase produces the protein MAAVTHTVCHPFSLATRVYWEDTDAGGVVYHARYVAYLERARSDWMRALGHGQRVLREQHDLVFAVRDMQLDFHRPARLDDALQVTVALASLRRASVVFAQDVRRDGELLVAARVRVAALDAGGFRPRAIPDPLYLQLKPLESNAEQHR, from the coding sequence ATTGCTGCCGTGACGCACACGGTTTGCCACCCGTTCAGCTTGGCGACAAGGGTGTATTGGGAAGATACCGACGCCGGCGGCGTGGTGTACCACGCGCGGTACGTCGCCTACCTCGAACGCGCACGCAGCGACTGGATGCGCGCGCTCGGGCACGGGCAACGGGTACTGCGCGAGCAGCACGACCTGGTGTTCGCCGTCCGCGACATGCAGCTCGACTTCCATCGGCCTGCACGCCTGGACGACGCGCTGCAGGTCACCGTGGCGCTCGCTTCCCTGCGCCGCGCCAGCGTGGTGTTCGCACAGGACGTGCGGCGCGACGGCGAACTGCTGGTGGCGGCGCGGGTGCGGGTCGCGGCGCTCGACGCCGGCGGCTTCCGGCCGCGCGCCATCCCGGACCCGCTGTACCTGCAACTCAAACCCCTCGAATCGAACGCGGAGCAACACAGATGA
- the queC gene encoding 7-cyano-7-deazaguanine synthase QueC — protein sequence MRNAVVLVSGGMDSAVVLAIAREQGFAVHALSVAYGQRHTSELEAAAALAASAGVAAHKVVGVDLRAIGGSALTADIDVPDAGDAGGGVPATYVPARNTIMLSVALGWAEVVGAADIFCGVNAVDYSGYPDCRPEFIAAFERLANLATQAGVEGAGIRVHAPLQHMSKGDIVREGLRLGVDFAQTVSCYSADAQGRACGRCDACALRAEGFAGAGVADPTRYVR from the coding sequence GTGAGGAATGCCGTCGTGCTCGTGTCCGGCGGGATGGATTCCGCGGTGGTGCTCGCCATCGCGCGCGAGCAGGGCTTCGCCGTGCATGCGCTGAGCGTCGCCTATGGCCAGCGCCACACCTCCGAACTCGAGGCCGCGGCTGCGCTGGCCGCGTCGGCCGGCGTGGCCGCGCACAAGGTGGTGGGCGTGGACTTGCGCGCGATCGGCGGCTCGGCGCTCACTGCCGACATCGACGTGCCGGACGCGGGCGATGCCGGCGGTGGCGTTCCCGCAACTTACGTGCCGGCCCGCAACACCATCATGCTGTCGGTGGCCCTGGGTTGGGCCGAGGTGGTGGGCGCGGCGGACATTTTCTGCGGCGTCAACGCCGTGGACTATTCCGGCTATCCGGACTGCCGGCCCGAGTTCATCGCCGCGTTCGAGCGCCTCGCCAACCTGGCCACGCAGGCGGGCGTGGAGGGCGCGGGGATTCGCGTGCACGCGCCGCTGCAGCACATGTCCAAGGGCGACATCGTGCGCGAAGGCCTGCGCCTCGGCGTCGACTTCGCGCAGACGGTGTCCTGCTACAGCGCCGATGCCCAGGGCCGCGCCTGCGGCCGTTGCGACGCCTGTGCGCTGCGTGCCGAAGGCTTTGCGGGCGCCGGCGTGGCCGATCCGACGCGCTACGTGCGCTGA
- the tolR gene encoding protein TolR encodes MSVRSRRARRRKLKNEINVVPYIDVMLVLLIIFMVTAPLMNLGVDVQLPESNAKSIQEKKDPVVVSVDADGHYFLAVEAGSNEAVDAASLNARVRAIVASNPQVAVFIAADGNGSYQNVMDAMALLQNAGVERVGLMSNPRQDGPR; translated from the coding sequence ATGTCCGTCCGAAGCCGGCGCGCGCGCCGCCGCAAGCTCAAGAACGAGATCAACGTCGTGCCGTACATCGACGTGATGCTGGTGCTGCTGATCATCTTCATGGTGACCGCGCCGCTGATGAACCTCGGCGTCGACGTGCAGCTGCCGGAATCCAACGCAAAGTCGATCCAGGAGAAGAAGGACCCGGTGGTGGTCAGCGTGGACGCCGACGGCCACTATTTCCTGGCGGTGGAGGCGGGCAGCAATGAAGCGGTCGATGCCGCCTCGCTCAACGCGCGCGTGCGCGCCATCGTGGCCAGCAACCCGCAGGTCGCGGTGTTCATCGCCGCCGACGGCAACGGCAGCTACCAGAACGTCATGGACGCGATGGCGCTGCTGCAGAACGCCGGCGTCGAGCGGGTCGGGCTGATGAGCAATCCCAGGCAGGACGGTCCGCGCTGA
- a CDS encoding cell envelope integrity protein TolA, whose translation MRESRADTARAFGLALLLHVALFALMFAGLWWTRTAAPQSAAGSPISAEMMDAGDLSPAMQRTLRDRPEPVPEPEPEPDPEPLPQPVEEAAVPPPQPLPEPRPEDSPVTPQPQAQEQVPEPDTVDQDAARRDAISRETAEREQEARRRQEQIDLTERQRQEEAEKQRRLAAQQREREEKLAELRKQQAQARREAELAEQKLKQIADQRAQQASAQAATAGTPPPGNDGVDAGLSARYAAAIQEAILRNWTRPENVPQGQKCVIHITQVRGGTVIKAEVAPSCPFDELGRRSVEAAVLKAQPLPYAGFESVFNRTINLNFTAADR comes from the coding sequence ATGCGTGAAAGCCGTGCCGATACCGCGCGGGCGTTCGGGCTGGCGCTGCTGCTCCACGTCGCCCTGTTTGCCCTGATGTTCGCCGGCCTGTGGTGGACGCGCACGGCCGCGCCGCAATCGGCCGCCGGCTCGCCGATCAGCGCCGAGATGATGGACGCCGGCGACCTGTCGCCGGCCATGCAGCGCACGCTGCGCGACCGCCCCGAGCCGGTGCCGGAACCGGAGCCCGAACCCGATCCGGAGCCGCTGCCCCAGCCCGTGGAAGAAGCCGCGGTGCCGCCACCACAGCCGCTGCCCGAGCCGCGCCCGGAAGATTCCCCGGTCACGCCGCAGCCGCAGGCCCAGGAGCAGGTGCCGGAGCCGGACACGGTCGACCAGGATGCCGCGCGCCGCGATGCGATCTCGCGCGAGACCGCCGAGCGCGAGCAGGAAGCGCGGCGTCGCCAGGAACAGATCGACCTCACCGAGCGCCAGCGCCAGGAGGAGGCCGAGAAGCAGCGCCGCCTGGCCGCGCAGCAGCGCGAGCGCGAGGAGAAGCTCGCCGAGCTGCGCAAGCAGCAGGCGCAGGCGCGCCGCGAAGCCGAGCTCGCCGAACAGAAGCTCAAGCAGATCGCCGACCAGCGCGCGCAGCAGGCGTCCGCGCAAGCCGCCACCGCGGGTACGCCGCCGCCGGGCAACGACGGCGTGGATGCCGGCCTGAGCGCGCGCTATGCCGCGGCGATCCAGGAAGCGATCCTGCGCAACTGGACCCGTCCGGAGAACGTGCCGCAGGGGCAGAAGTGCGTCATCCACATCACCCAGGTGCGCGGCGGCACCGTCATCAAGGCCGAAGTGGCGCCGTCGTGCCCGTTCGACGAACTCGGCCGCCGGTCGGTGGAAGCCGCCGTGCTGAAGGCGCAGCCGCTGCCGTATGCCGGATTCGAGTCTGTGTTCAACCGTACGATCAACCTCAATTTCACCGCAGCGGACCGCTGA
- the pal gene encoding peptidoglycan-associated lipoprotein Pal: protein MKTPTRVLLTALLCMAAVACTKKVKEEAPVDTGPSTPTTTQPATTAGAYGPEDLDTDACLRQRVVYFDLDQDSLRPEFQAAMACHAKYLRDRPSARLTLEGHADERGSRDYNLGLGERRGNAVSSALQANGGNGSQVSVTSYGEERPTCTASNEDCWAKNRRAEIVYTAR, encoded by the coding sequence ATGAAGACCCCAACCCGCGTTCTGCTCACCGCCCTGCTCTGCATGGCCGCTGTTGCATGTACCAAGAAGGTCAAGGAAGAGGCGCCGGTCGACACCGGCCCGTCCACCCCGACCACCACCCAGCCGGCCACCACCGCCGGTGCCTACGGTCCCGAAGACCTTGATACCGATGCATGCCTGCGCCAGCGCGTGGTGTACTTCGATCTCGACCAGGATTCGCTGCGCCCGGAGTTCCAGGCCGCCATGGCCTGCCACGCCAAGTACCTGCGTGACCGTCCGTCCGCGCGCCTGACCCTCGAAGGCCATGCCGACGAGCGCGGCAGCCGCGACTACAACCTGGGCCTCGGCGAGCGTCGCGGCAATGCGGTGTCGTCGGCGCTGCAGGCCAACGGCGGCAACGGCAGCCAGGTCTCGGTGACCAGCTACGGTGAAGAGCGTCCGACCTGCACCGCCTCGAACGAGGATTGCTGGGCCAAGAACCGCCGCGCCGAGATCGTCTATACCGCCCGCTGA
- the ruvA gene encoding Holliday junction branch migration protein RuvA, whose protein sequence is MIGRLRGKLAHKSPPWLVIDVNGVGYELEAPMSTFYDLPVLGTEVSLFTHYAQKEDSVSLYGFASEAERRLFRDVQRVTGIGAKIALAILSGASVQEFARLVSGGDVAALTRIPGIGKKTAERIVVELRDRAEAIMGGATAMPMAGTPADPLSEATEALQQLGYKPAEAQRMARQAHVDGDPAETIIRKALQSALR, encoded by the coding sequence ATGATCGGACGCCTGCGCGGCAAGCTCGCGCACAAATCCCCGCCGTGGCTGGTGATCGACGTCAACGGCGTCGGCTACGAGCTGGAAGCACCGATGAGCACGTTCTACGACCTGCCGGTGCTGGGGACCGAAGTCTCGCTGTTCACGCACTACGCGCAGAAGGAAGACTCGGTGTCGCTGTACGGCTTTGCCAGCGAGGCGGAGCGGCGCCTGTTCCGCGACGTGCAGCGGGTCACCGGCATCGGCGCGAAGATCGCGCTGGCGATCCTGTCCGGCGCCAGCGTCCAGGAGTTCGCACGCCTGGTGTCGGGCGGCGACGTGGCCGCGCTGACGCGCATCCCGGGCATCGGCAAGAAGACCGCCGAGCGCATCGTGGTGGAACTGCGCGACCGCGCCGAGGCGATCATGGGCGGCGCGACGGCGATGCCGATGGCGGGCACGCCGGCCGATCCGCTGTCGGAGGCGACCGAGGCCCTGCAGCAGCTGGGCTACAAGCCGGCCGAGGCGCAACGCATGGCGCGCCAGGCGCACGTGGATGGCGATCCTGCGGAAACCATCATCCGAAAGGCGCTACAGTCCGCGCTTCGTTGA
- the ybgF gene encoding tol-pal system protein YbgF encodes MTRSHVLSRLVLASALAAALFAPPASAQRASLGERVSALETQAANNQGNIDLLNQLTALRNEVQALRGQIEELQQQNDQLQTSARNQYLDLDDRMNRLEGGSGAASSPGAAAPAAAPRPVAGPAARPAAGPVDSAPTVFGDAGLLANAADERSAYELAFSAMKEGRYAESANLFQAFLRAYPTGSYAPNALYWLGESYYVTSNYALAMEQFQAVLQRYPTHDKSAGALLKVGLSQYGLRDLPAAEATLGRVVAQYPGTDAARTADDRLRSIQLNSLR; translated from the coding sequence ATGACCCGCAGCCACGTCCTGTCCCGCCTTGTCCTCGCCAGCGCGCTTGCCGCGGCGCTGTTCGCCCCGCCTGCTTCGGCGCAACGTGCCAGCCTCGGCGAGCGCGTCTCGGCGCTCGAAACACAAGCCGCCAACAACCAGGGCAACATCGACCTGCTCAACCAGCTCACCGCGCTGCGCAATGAAGTGCAGGCGCTGCGTGGCCAGATCGAGGAGCTGCAGCAGCAGAACGACCAGCTGCAGACCAGCGCCCGCAACCAGTATCTCGATCTCGATGACCGCATGAACCGCCTGGAAGGCGGCAGCGGTGCAGCGTCGTCCCCCGGCGCGGCGGCACCTGCGGCAGCGCCGAGGCCCGTCGCCGGCCCGGCAGCGCGCCCCGCGGCGGGCCCCGTGGACAGCGCGCCCACCGTGTTCGGCGATGCCGGCCTGCTGGCCAATGCCGCCGACGAGCGCAGCGCCTACGAGCTGGCGTTCTCGGCCATGAAGGAAGGCCGCTACGCGGAGTCCGCCAACCTGTTCCAGGCCTTCCTGCGGGCGTATCCCACGGGGTCGTACGCACCCAACGCGCTGTACTGGCTGGGCGAGAGCTATTACGTCACCAGCAACTACGCGCTGGCCATGGAGCAGTTCCAGGCGGTGTTGCAGCGCTATCCCACGCATGACAAGAGCGCGGGCGCATTGCTGAAGGTGGGCCTGTCGCAGTACGGCCTGCGCGACCTGCCGGCGGCCGAGGCCACCCTGGGCCGGGTGGTGGCGCAGTACCCGGGTACCGACGCCGCCCGCACCGCCGACGACCGCCTGCGCTCGATCCAGCTCAACAGCCTGCGCTGA
- the ruvB gene encoding Holliday junction branch migration DNA helicase RuvB, translated as MSEDRIIAPSASREDAALEASIRPQRLDEYLGQQPVREQLSIYIEAAKGRGEALDHVLIFGPPGLGKTTLSHVIANELGVNLRVTSGPVIEKAGDLAALLTNLQPHDVLFIDEIHRLSPVVEEVLYPAMEDFQIDIMIGEGPAARSIKLDLPPFTLIGATTRAGLLTAPLRDRFGIVQRLEFYNVEELTRIVRRSARILGIDCAPEGADEIARRARGTPRIANRLLRRVRDFAQVRAGGHIDHEVANAAMLLLKVDPEGFDDLDRRLLNLIIGSFDGGPVGVESLAAALSEERGTLEDVIEPFLIQQGFLVRSARGRMATDKAYRHLGLLPRGTGRELLP; from the coding sequence ATGAGCGAAGACCGCATCATTGCCCCTTCCGCCTCGCGCGAGGACGCCGCCCTCGAGGCGTCGATCCGCCCGCAGCGGCTGGACGAATACCTCGGCCAGCAGCCCGTGCGCGAGCAGCTGTCGATCTACATCGAGGCGGCCAAGGGCCGCGGCGAAGCGCTCGACCACGTGCTGATCTTCGGCCCGCCCGGGCTGGGCAAGACCACCCTCAGCCACGTGATCGCCAACGAGCTGGGGGTGAATTTGCGGGTGACGTCCGGCCCGGTGATCGAGAAGGCCGGCGACCTGGCGGCGCTGCTGACCAACCTGCAGCCGCACGACGTGCTGTTCATCGACGAGATCCATCGCCTGTCGCCCGTCGTCGAGGAAGTGCTGTACCCGGCGATGGAGGATTTCCAGATCGACATCATGATCGGAGAGGGCCCCGCCGCGCGCTCGATCAAGCTCGACCTGCCGCCGTTCACGCTGATCGGCGCCACCACCCGCGCGGGCCTGCTGACCGCGCCACTGCGTGACCGTTTCGGCATCGTCCAGCGGCTCGAGTTCTACAACGTCGAGGAGCTGACGCGGATCGTGCGCCGCTCGGCGCGGATCCTCGGCATCGACTGCGCGCCGGAGGGTGCCGACGAGATCGCGCGCCGCGCGCGCGGCACGCCGCGCATCGCCAACCGCCTGCTGCGCCGCGTGCGCGACTTCGCGCAGGTGCGCGCCGGGGGCCATATCGACCACGAGGTCGCCAACGCCGCGATGCTGCTGTTGAAGGTCGACCCGGAAGGCTTCGACGACCTCGACCGGCGCCTGCTCAACCTGATCATCGGCAGCTTCGATGGCGGCCCGGTGGGCGTGGAATCGCTGGCCGCGGCGCTCAGCGAGGAGCGCGGAACGCTGGAGGACGTGATCGAACCGTTCCTGATCCAGCAGGGTTTCCTGGTGCGCAGCGCGCGCGGGCGCATGGCCACCGACAAGGCCTACCGTCACCTCGGCCTGCTTCCACGCGGCACGGGCAGGGAATTGCTGCCGTGA
- a CDS encoding potassium transporter Kup, which translates to MFAGTPRRAAATHGAPGKAKPRTGLPALVVGAVGVVFGDIGTSPLYTLREAFSPHYGLVANHDTVLGILSLVFWALTVVVTLKYVTIIMRADNEGEGGIMALMALAQRSLKPGSKSVYLVGLLGVFGASLFFGDGVITPAISVLSAVEGLEVVAPGMHDWIVPITVLVLAGLFATQRFGTDKVGRVFGPITIMWFLALAALGVLNIVGEPEVLHAINPWWGAKFFMEHSWGGVFILGAVVLAVTGGEAIYTDMGHFGPRPIRFGWYWFVLPALMLNYLGQGALVLQDPEAIRNPFYIGVPEWGRWPMIVLATAATVIASQAVITGGFSVARQAMQLGYIPRMRIKHTSSETIGQIYIPAINWSMAVIVIALVLSFRTSSALAAAYGISVSMTMLIDTLLLAIVARALWPKARRWVLACCLGFVVIDLAFVVANGAKVLQGAWFPLVLGTVLFTMLRTWRHGRELLRSAVQKEGIRLDTFIPGLMLAPPVRVPGTAIFLTSDPGVVPHALMHNLKHNKVLHERNVFLTAETLKVPHAPRERRLEVKEIGDDFYRVTARFGFMETPDLPLALMRSCDVEGMDFDPMDTTYFVSRETIVASRHVGMPVWRDKLFAYMHRNAAPANNFFRIPGNRLVELGAQVEI; encoded by the coding sequence ATGTTCGCAGGTACTCCACGGCGCGCCGCCGCGACCCACGGCGCGCCAGGCAAGGCCAAGCCCAGGACCGGCCTTCCCGCGCTGGTGGTCGGCGCCGTCGGCGTGGTGTTCGGCGACATCGGCACCAGTCCGCTGTACACCCTGCGCGAGGCGTTCTCGCCGCACTACGGCCTGGTCGCCAACCATGACACCGTGCTCGGCATCCTGTCGCTGGTGTTCTGGGCGCTGACTGTCGTGGTGACGCTGAAGTACGTCACCATCATCATGCGCGCCGACAACGAGGGCGAAGGCGGGATCATGGCGCTGATGGCGCTGGCACAGCGAAGCCTGAAGCCCGGCTCCAAATCGGTTTACCTGGTCGGGCTGCTCGGCGTGTTCGGTGCCTCGCTGTTCTTCGGCGACGGCGTGATCACCCCGGCGATCTCGGTGCTGTCGGCGGTCGAGGGCCTGGAGGTGGTGGCGCCCGGCATGCACGACTGGATCGTGCCGATCACGGTACTGGTGCTGGCGGGGCTGTTCGCCACCCAGCGCTTCGGCACGGACAAGGTGGGCCGGGTATTCGGTCCGATCACCATCATGTGGTTCCTGGCGCTCGCCGCGCTGGGCGTGTTGAACATCGTCGGCGAACCCGAAGTACTGCACGCCATCAATCCCTGGTGGGGGGCGAAGTTCTTCATGGAGCACAGCTGGGGCGGGGTGTTCATCCTCGGCGCGGTGGTGCTGGCGGTGACCGGCGGCGAGGCGATCTACACCGACATGGGCCACTTCGGCCCGCGGCCGATCCGTTTCGGCTGGTACTGGTTCGTGCTGCCGGCCTTGATGCTCAACTACCTGGGCCAGGGCGCGCTGGTGCTCCAGGACCCGGAGGCGATCCGCAACCCGTTCTACATCGGCGTGCCCGAGTGGGGCCGCTGGCCGATGATCGTGCTGGCCACCGCGGCCACGGTGATCGCTTCGCAGGCGGTGATCACCGGCGGCTTCTCGGTGGCGCGCCAGGCCATGCAGCTGGGCTACATCCCGCGCATGCGCATCAAGCACACCTCCAGCGAGACCATCGGCCAGATCTACATCCCGGCGATCAACTGGTCGATGGCAGTGATCGTGATCGCCCTGGTGCTGAGCTTCCGCACCTCGTCCGCGCTGGCCGCGGCCTACGGCATCTCGGTGTCGATGACGATGCTGATCGACACGCTGCTGCTGGCGATCGTGGCCCGCGCGCTGTGGCCGAAGGCGCGGCGCTGGGTGTTGGCGTGTTGCCTTGGCTTCGTGGTGATCGACCTGGCGTTCGTGGTCGCCAACGGCGCCAAGGTCCTGCAGGGCGCCTGGTTCCCGCTGGTGCTGGGCACCGTGCTGTTCACCATGCTGCGCACGTGGCGCCATGGCCGCGAGCTGCTGCGTTCAGCGGTGCAGAAGGAGGGCATCCGCCTGGACACCTTCATCCCCGGGCTGATGCTGGCGCCGCCCGTGCGCGTGCCGGGGACGGCGATCTTCCTGACCAGCGATCCGGGCGTGGTGCCGCACGCACTGATGCACAACCTCAAGCACAACAAGGTGCTGCACGAGCGCAACGTGTTCCTGACCGCGGAGACGCTGAAGGTGCCGCATGCGCCCCGCGAGCGGCGCCTGGAAGTGAAGGAAATCGGCGACGACTTCTACCGGGTCACCGCGCGCTTCGGCTTCATGGAGACGCCCGACCTGCCGCTGGCGCTGATGCGCTCCTGCGACGTCGAAGGCATGGACTTCGATCCGATGGACACCACGTACTTCGTCAGCCGCGAGACCATCGTCGCCAGCCGCCACGTCGGCATGCCGGTGTGGCGCGACAAGCTGTTCGCGTACATGCACCGCAACGCGGCGCCGGCCAACAACTTCTTCCGCATTCCGGGCAACCGCCTGGTGGAGCTGGGCGCGCAGGTCGAGATCTGA
- the tolB gene encoding Tol-Pal system beta propeller repeat protein TolB, whose protein sequence is MTRTQRRLATPSAWLAACLALLLPFAAAAQQALEIDIVGGNAQALPIAVVPMPYQGGGAAPDTDVARVVREDLARSGQFRGLPEQDITERPTRGSEVNYPTWRLLKQDFLVVGRVVDAGGGAFRVEYELFDVAKQERLLGMAMTGRANAMRDVAHQMADAIYEKILGVRGAFWTRIAYVTATGTGTNTRYALMVADADGHAPQVVVRSTEPLMSPSWSPDGRRLAYVSFEHNNNSAIYIQDLGTGARERVASFRGINSSPAFSPDGNRLALTLSRSGSPEIYVMDLGSKALTQLTSQIGIDTEPTWSSDGRSVYFTSDRGGPPQVYQVPASGGSATRVTFQGNYNASPTVSFDDKKIAVAQGSGNVYRIALLDRSLGSPRWSTLSPGSLDESPSFAPNASMVLYAAREGTRGVLYAVSADGRVRQRLVLADGNVREPAWGPFRQR, encoded by the coding sequence ATGACCCGAACCCAACGCCGCCTGGCCACGCCCAGCGCGTGGCTTGCCGCCTGCCTCGCCCTGCTGCTGCCGTTTGCCGCCGCGGCGCAGCAGGCGCTCGAGATCGACATCGTCGGCGGCAACGCCCAGGCGCTGCCGATCGCCGTCGTACCGATGCCCTACCAGGGTGGCGGCGCGGCGCCTGATACCGACGTCGCCCGCGTGGTCCGCGAGGACCTGGCGCGATCGGGTCAGTTCCGCGGCCTGCCCGAGCAGGACATCACCGAGCGCCCGACGCGTGGCAGCGAGGTGAACTACCCGACCTGGCGCCTGCTGAAGCAGGATTTCCTGGTCGTGGGCCGCGTGGTCGATGCCGGCGGCGGCGCGTTCCGGGTGGAGTACGAACTGTTCGACGTCGCCAAGCAGGAGCGGCTGCTCGGCATGGCGATGACCGGGCGCGCGAACGCCATGCGCGACGTTGCCCACCAGATGGCCGACGCCATCTACGAGAAGATCCTCGGCGTGCGTGGCGCGTTCTGGACGCGCATCGCCTACGTTACCGCCACCGGCACCGGCACCAACACGCGCTACGCGCTGATGGTGGCCGACGCCGATGGCCACGCCCCGCAGGTGGTGGTGCGCTCGACCGAGCCGCTGATGTCGCCCAGCTGGAGCCCGGATGGCCGCCGCCTGGCCTATGTGTCGTTCGAGCACAACAACAACTCGGCGATCTACATCCAGGACCTCGGCACCGGCGCGCGCGAGCGCGTGGCCAGCTTCCGCGGCATCAACAGCTCGCCCGCGTTCTCGCCCGACGGCAACCGCCTGGCGCTCACGCTGTCGCGCAGCGGCAGCCCCGAGATCTACGTGATGGACCTGGGCAGCAAGGCGCTGACCCAGCTGACCAGCCAGATCGGCATCGATACCGAGCCCACCTGGAGCAGCGATGGCAGGAGCGTGTACTTCACGTCCGACCGCGGCGGCCCGCCGCAGGTCTACCAGGTGCCGGCGTCCGGCGGCAGCGCCACGCGCGTGACATTCCAGGGCAATTACAACGCCAGCCCGACGGTGTCGTTCGACGACAAGAAGATCGCCGTGGCACAAGGTTCAGGAAACGTATACCGTATCGCGTTGCTGGATCGCAGCCTCGGTTCGCCGCGGTGGTCCACGCTGTCTCCGGGGTCGCTCGATGAATCACCGAGCTTCGCACCGAACGCCAGCATGGTGCTGTACGCGGCGAGGGAAGGCACCAGGGGAGTCCTGTACGCCGTCTCCGCCGATGGCCGCGTCCGGCAAAGACTGGTGCTCGCCGACGGCAACGTCCGCGAACCCGCATGGGGACCGTTCCGGCAGCGCTGA
- the tolQ gene encoding protein TolQ, which yields MTVLATLLQATTAEPLPDEAAAQSVELAADAAQAAAAPAAGANLDLLHLVLHASIPVQLVMLVLLFASIASWVIIFRKKRMLDRAAKEADRFEEKFWSGVDLGKLYSSASERNREVEGLESIFEAGFREYSRGRQRVGGDGRAQLEGAQRGMRVASSRELDGLEHNLEFLANVGSIAPYVGLLGTVWGIMIAFQGLANVKEATIASVAPGISEALIATAMGLFAAIPAVWAYNRFATRVERIAGRYDAFSDEFSSILERQATTGEA from the coding sequence ATGACAGTACTGGCCACCCTGCTGCAGGCGACCACGGCGGAACCGTTGCCCGACGAAGCCGCGGCGCAGTCCGTCGAGCTCGCGGCCGACGCCGCGCAGGCCGCCGCGGCACCGGCCGCCGGCGCCAACCTCGACCTGCTGCACCTGGTGCTGCATGCCTCCATCCCGGTGCAGCTGGTGATGCTGGTGCTGCTGTTCGCGTCGATCGCGTCGTGGGTGATCATCTTCCGCAAGAAGCGCATGCTCGACCGCGCCGCCAAGGAGGCCGACCGCTTCGAGGAGAAGTTCTGGTCCGGCGTCGACCTCGGCAAGCTCTACAGCTCGGCCAGCGAGCGCAACCGCGAGGTGGAAGGCCTGGAGTCGATCTTCGAGGCCGGCTTCCGCGAATACTCGCGCGGCCGCCAGCGGGTGGGTGGCGACGGCCGCGCGCAGCTCGAGGGCGCGCAGCGCGGCATGCGCGTGGCCAGCTCGCGCGAACTGGATGGTCTGGAGCACAACCTCGAGTTCCTCGCCAACGTCGGCTCCATCGCGCCGTACGTGGGCCTGCTGGGCACGGTGTGGGGGATCATGATCGCCTTCCAGGGTTTGGCCAACGTCAAGGAAGCCACCATCGCCAGCGTTGCACCGGGCATTTCCGAAGCGCTGATCGCCACCGCCATGGGCCTGTTCGCCGCGATCCCGGCGGTGTGGGCGTACAACCGCTTCGCGACCCGGGTCGAGCGCATCGCCGGCCGCTACGACGCATTCTCCGACGAGTTCTCCTCGATCCTGGAACGGCAGGCGACCACCGGGGAGGCCTGA
- the queE gene encoding 7-carboxy-7-deazaguanine synthase QueE, producing the protein MDTLSAESGVATAAAPDRLRITEIFLSLQGEARDAGWPTVFVRLTGCPLRCTYCDTAYAFHGGEWRDIAAIVDEVAGHGVRHVCVTGGEPLAQKRCIGLLRALCDAGFIVSLETSGAIDIADVDPRVSRVLDIKTPGSGEVHRNLWSNIDLLTAHDQVKFVICGRADYEWARATLAEHALDARCDVLFSPSKSELQPRDLADWIVADRLPVRFQLQLHKILWNDEPGR; encoded by the coding sequence ATGGACACCCTTTCCGCCGAGTCCGGCGTGGCCACCGCCGCGGCCCCGGACCGGCTGCGCATCACTGAAATCTTCCTCTCGCTGCAGGGCGAGGCGCGCGACGCCGGCTGGCCCACGGTGTTCGTGCGCCTGACCGGCTGCCCGCTGCGCTGCACCTACTGCGATACCGCCTACGCCTTCCATGGCGGCGAGTGGCGCGACATCGCCGCCATCGTCGACGAAGTCGCCGGCCACGGCGTGCGCCACGTGTGCGTCACCGGCGGCGAGCCGCTGGCGCAGAAGCGCTGCATCGGCCTGCTGCGCGCACTGTGCGACGCCGGCTTCATCGTGTCGCTGGAAACCTCGGGCGCGATCGACATCGCCGACGTCGATCCGCGCGTGTCGCGCGTGCTCGACATCAAGACCCCGGGTTCCGGCGAAGTGCACCGCAACCTGTGGTCCAACATCGACCTGCTCACCGCGCACGACCAGGTCAAGTTCGTGATCTGCGGCCGCGCCGACTACGAGTGGGCGCGTGCGACCCTGGCCGAGCACGCGCTCGACGCGCGCTGCGACGTGCTGTTCTCGCCCAGCAAGTCGGAGCTCCAGCCGCGCGACCTGGCCGACTGGATCGTCGCCGACCGCCTGCCGGTGAGGTTCCAGCTGCAGCTGCACAAGATCCTCTGGAACGACGAGCCGGGGCGCTGA